A section of the Macadamia integrifolia cultivar HAES 741 chromosome 9, SCU_Mint_v3, whole genome shotgun sequence genome encodes:
- the LOC122089307 gene encoding uncharacterized protein LOC122089307 isoform X1, protein MYIFSEKIKSLWNLWELRYLVLLSLFIQTLLISVASVRKHTTARKINFLVWSCYLLADWVATLALGVLAESMNNKSNGGGKSGNEKDDLKAFWAPFLLLHLGGPDNITAFSLEDNELWLRHLLGLLFQVVTAFYIFIISLPEPRLWLITILMFMGGIIKYVERTLALMNASRDYFRNSMATDPDPGPNYAKFMEEYSCKMKAGLDARIVCEREPELQLPSFQDIEENADIKNIGDDDQIELISRAYHFFQIFKRLIFDVILTFHDRNESRSFFTKKSWDKAYKVVEIELGFLYEVLYTKAAVVHTLKGLILRFISVSSIIVVSIIFFAFTKKEQYHKIDVKITYVLLSGAIALEFWSLTRLLFTDWTIVWMKKKKFNRFITRIIFKVVSYRRLYSYPSRWSNSMAQYNLIEFCLKDQPFFWGKVMELIHVKGLFDNHWYRSKKPISDELKQFIFEDLKCKLRKKTDSSSYQHFRTCRGQLALQMIKYDETRDDNCIKEILDNSVKVEFDESILLWHIATDICYYFDGEKDQSETVRPESVLSNQRKSREMSNYMLYLLVSRPFMLTAGIGQIRFGDTCAEAKRFLHQRETETDEKRACTRLHKVETGVAPVEVKGDRSKSVLFEASRVAKSLIKQVPEVEKRWEIISLVWLEMLCYAASECRGYFHAQRLSAGGELLTVVCFLMAHLGIGDLYRVESGHARAKLIVKM, encoded by the coding sequence ATGTATatcttttcagaaaaaataaaaagtctatgGAATTTATGGGAACTCAGGTACTTGGTTCTCTTGAGCCTCTTCATTCAGACTCTACTCATTTCCGTTGCAAGTGTCCGAAAGCATACAACAGCCAGAAAGATTAACTTCCTCGTTTGGTCCTGCTACTTGTTAGCCGATTGGGTTGCAACTTTGGCTCTTGGTGTCCTTGCTGAGAGCATGAATAACAAGTCTAATGGTGGTGGTAAGTCTGGGAACGAAAAGGATGACCTTAAAGCATTTTGGGCACCTTTTCTTCTACTACATCTAGGTGGCCCTGACAACATCACGGCTTTTTCATTAGAAGATAATGAGCTTTGGTTGAGGCATTTGCTTGGACTTCTATTCCAGGTTGTAACAGCATTTTatatcttcatcatctccttGCCTGAACCTAGGCTTTGGCTGATCACCATTCTAATGTTCATGGGGGGAATCATCAAGTACGTAGAGAGGACATTGGCTCTCATGAATGCAAGCCGAGATTATTTTAGGAATTCCATGGCCACGGATCCTGACCCAGGACCTAACTATGCAAAATTCATGGAGGAATACTCTTGCAAAATGAAAGCTGGGCTCGATGCAAGGATAGTCTGTGAAAGGGAACCTGAGTTGCAGTTGCCTTCTTTTCAGGATATAGAAGAGAATGCAGATATCAAAAATATTGGAGATGATGATCAAATAGAGCTCATATCAAGAGCCTATCATTTCTTTCAGATATTCAAGCGTCTTATTTTTGATGTGATCCTCACCTTCCATGATCGAAATGAAAGTCGGTCCTTCTTCACAAAAaaaagttgggataaggcttataAAGTTGTTGAGATTGAACTCGGCTTCTTGTATGAGGTTCTATACACCAAGGCGGCTGTGGTTCATACATTGAAAGGTTTGATTCTTCGCTTCATCAGTGTGTCCtctattattgttgtttccattatcttctttgCCTTCACTAAGAAGGAACAATATCACAAGATTGACGTAAAAATAACATACGTCTTACTGAGTGGAGCTATTGCTTTAGAGTTCTGGTCCCTGACTAGATTGCTCTTCACAGACTGGACCATTGtttggatgaagaagaaaaaattcaatcgatttaTTACCAGAATTATATTTAAAGTTGTTTCTTATAGAAGACTATATTCCTACCCATCAAGGTGGTCTAATTCCATGGCTCAGTACAACCTGATCGAGTTTTGCCTCAAAGATCAGCCATTCTTTTGGGGAAAAGTCATGGAGCTCATTCATGTTAAGGGCCTTTTTGATAATCACTGGTACAGAAGTAAAAAACCCATTTCTGATGAGCTTAAACAGTTCATCTTCGAGGATTTAAAATGCAAGTTGAGAAAGAAAACAGATTCTTCCTCTTACCAACATTTCAGAACTTGTAGAGGTCAATTGGCACTTCAAATGATTAAATATGATGAGACACGGGATGATAATTGCATCAAGGAGATACTGGATAATAGCGTCAAGGTTGAATTTGATGAAAGTATTTTGCTTTGGCACATAGCTACAGATATCTGCTATTATTTCgatggagaaaaggatcaaTCCGAAACAGTGCGTCCCGAGTCAGTTTTGTCCAACCAGAGGAAAAGTAGAGAGATGTCCAATTACATGTTATATCTTCTTGTATCACGACCTTTTATGTTGACTGCAGGAATTGGACAAATCAGATTTGGGGACACTTGTGCTGAGGCCAAAAGGTTCCTCCACCAAAGAGAGACAGAAACTGATGAAAAACGAGCCTGCACAAGGCTACATAAGGTAGAGACAGGAGTTGCACCCGTAGAAGTGAAAGGTGACAGAAGTAAATCTGTATTATTCGAGGCATCCAGGGTTGCAAAATCACTGATAAAACAGGTACCTGAGGTAGAAAAGAGATGGGAGATCATAAGCCTAGTGTGGTTGGAGATGCTGTGCTATGCGGCAAGTGAATGCAGAGGATATTTCCATGCTCAGAGACTTAGTGCTGGGGGAGAGCTTCTCACTGTCGTCTGTTTTTTAATGGCTCATCTTGGTATAGGAGATCTATATCGTGTAGAATCAGGCCATGCTCGAGCTAAGTTAATTGTTAAGATGTAA
- the LOC122089307 gene encoding uncharacterized protein LOC122089307 isoform X3: MYIFSEKIKSLWNLWELRYLVLLSLFIQTLLISVASVRKHTTARKINFLVWSCYLLADWVATLALGVLAESMNNKSNGGGKSGNEKDDLKAFWAPFLLLHLGGPDNITAFSLEDNELWLRHLLGLLFQVVTAFYIFIISLPEPRLWLITILMFMGGIIKYVERTLALMNASRDYFRNSMATDPDPGPNYAKFMEEYSCKMKAGLDARIVCEREPELQLPSFQDIEENADIKNIGDDDQIELISRAYHFFQIFKRLIFDVILTFHDRNESRSFFTKKSWDKAYKVVEIELGFLYEVLYTKAAVVHTLKGIGQIRFGDTCAEAKRFLHQRETETDEKRACTRLHKVETGVAPVEVKGDRSKSVLFEASRVAKSLIKQVPEVEKRWEIISLVWLEMLCYAASECRGYFHAQRLSAGGELLTVVCFLMAHLGIGDLYRVESGHARAKLIVKM; encoded by the exons ATGTATatcttttcagaaaaaataaaaagtctatgGAATTTATGGGAACTCAGGTACTTGGTTCTCTTGAGCCTCTTCATTCAGACTCTACTCATTTCCGTTGCAAGTGTCCGAAAGCATACAACAGCCAGAAAGATTAACTTCCTCGTTTGGTCCTGCTACTTGTTAGCCGATTGGGTTGCAACTTTGGCTCTTGGTGTCCTTGCTGAGAGCATGAATAACAAGTCTAATGGTGGTGGTAAGTCTGGGAACGAAAAGGATGACCTTAAAGCATTTTGGGCACCTTTTCTTCTACTACATCTAGGTGGCCCTGACAACATCACGGCTTTTTCATTAGAAGATAATGAGCTTTGGTTGAGGCATTTGCTTGGACTTCTATTCCAGGTTGTAACAGCATTTTatatcttcatcatctccttGCCTGAACCTAGGCTTTGGCTGATCACCATTCTAATGTTCATGGGGGGAATCATCAAGTACGTAGAGAGGACATTGGCTCTCATGAATGCAAGCCGAGATTATTTTAGGAATTCCATGGCCACGGATCCTGACCCAGGACCTAACTATGCAAAATTCATGGAGGAATACTCTTGCAAAATGAAAGCTGGGCTCGATGCAAGGATAGTCTGTGAAAGGGAACCTGAGTTGCAGTTGCCTTCTTTTCAGGATATAGAAGAGAATGCAGATATCAAAAATATTGGAGATGATGATCAAATAGAGCTCATATCAAGAGCCTATCATTTCTTTCAGATATTCAAGCGTCTTATTTTTGATGTGATCCTCACCTTCCATGATCGAAATGAAAGTCGGTCCTTCTTCACAAAAaaaagttgggataaggcttataAAGTTGTTGAGATTGAACTCGGCTTCTTGTATGAGGTTCTATACACCAAGGCGGCTGTGGTTCATACATTGAAAG GAATTGGACAAATCAGATTTGGGGACACTTGTGCTGAGGCCAAAAGGTTCCTCCACCAAAGAGAGACAGAAACTGATGAAAAACGAGCCTGCACAAGGCTACATAAGGTAGAGACAGGAGTTGCACCCGTAGAAGTGAAAGGTGACAGAAGTAAATCTGTATTATTCGAGGCATCCAGGGTTGCAAAATCACTGATAAAACAGGTACCTGAGGTAGAAAAGAGATGGGAGATCATAAGCCTAGTGTGGTTGGAGATGCTGTGCTATGCGGCAAGTGAATGCAGAGGATATTTCCATGCTCAGAGACTTAGTGCTGGGGGAGAGCTTCTCACTGTCGTCTGTTTTTTAATGGCTCATCTTGGTATAGGAGATCTATATCGTGTAGAATCAGGCCATGCTCGAGCTAAGTTAATTGTTAAGATGTAA
- the LOC122089307 gene encoding uncharacterized protein LOC122089307 isoform X2, with the protein MNNKSNGGGKSGNEKDDLKAFWAPFLLLHLGGPDNITAFSLEDNELWLRHLLGLLFQVVTAFYIFIISLPEPRLWLITILMFMGGIIKYVERTLALMNASRDYFRNSMATDPDPGPNYAKFMEEYSCKMKAGLDARIVCEREPELQLPSFQDIEENADIKNIGDDDQIELISRAYHFFQIFKRLIFDVILTFHDRNESRSFFTKKSWDKAYKVVEIELGFLYEVLYTKAAVVHTLKGLILRFISVSSIIVVSIIFFAFTKKEQYHKIDVKITYVLLSGAIALEFWSLTRLLFTDWTIVWMKKKKFNRFITRIIFKVVSYRRLYSYPSRWSNSMAQYNLIEFCLKDQPFFWGKVMELIHVKGLFDNHWYRSKKPISDELKQFIFEDLKCKLRKKTDSSSYQHFRTCRGQLALQMIKYDETRDDNCIKEILDNSVKVEFDESILLWHIATDICYYFDGEKDQSETVRPESVLSNQRKSREMSNYMLYLLVSRPFMLTAGIGQIRFGDTCAEAKRFLHQRETETDEKRACTRLHKVETGVAPVEVKGDRSKSVLFEASRVAKSLIKQVPEVEKRWEIISLVWLEMLCYAASECRGYFHAQRLSAGGELLTVVCFLMAHLGIGDLYRVESGHARAKLIVKM; encoded by the coding sequence ATGAATAACAAGTCTAATGGTGGTGGTAAGTCTGGGAACGAAAAGGATGACCTTAAAGCATTTTGGGCACCTTTTCTTCTACTACATCTAGGTGGCCCTGACAACATCACGGCTTTTTCATTAGAAGATAATGAGCTTTGGTTGAGGCATTTGCTTGGACTTCTATTCCAGGTTGTAACAGCATTTTatatcttcatcatctccttGCCTGAACCTAGGCTTTGGCTGATCACCATTCTAATGTTCATGGGGGGAATCATCAAGTACGTAGAGAGGACATTGGCTCTCATGAATGCAAGCCGAGATTATTTTAGGAATTCCATGGCCACGGATCCTGACCCAGGACCTAACTATGCAAAATTCATGGAGGAATACTCTTGCAAAATGAAAGCTGGGCTCGATGCAAGGATAGTCTGTGAAAGGGAACCTGAGTTGCAGTTGCCTTCTTTTCAGGATATAGAAGAGAATGCAGATATCAAAAATATTGGAGATGATGATCAAATAGAGCTCATATCAAGAGCCTATCATTTCTTTCAGATATTCAAGCGTCTTATTTTTGATGTGATCCTCACCTTCCATGATCGAAATGAAAGTCGGTCCTTCTTCACAAAAaaaagttgggataaggcttataAAGTTGTTGAGATTGAACTCGGCTTCTTGTATGAGGTTCTATACACCAAGGCGGCTGTGGTTCATACATTGAAAGGTTTGATTCTTCGCTTCATCAGTGTGTCCtctattattgttgtttccattatcttctttgCCTTCACTAAGAAGGAACAATATCACAAGATTGACGTAAAAATAACATACGTCTTACTGAGTGGAGCTATTGCTTTAGAGTTCTGGTCCCTGACTAGATTGCTCTTCACAGACTGGACCATTGtttggatgaagaagaaaaaattcaatcgatttaTTACCAGAATTATATTTAAAGTTGTTTCTTATAGAAGACTATATTCCTACCCATCAAGGTGGTCTAATTCCATGGCTCAGTACAACCTGATCGAGTTTTGCCTCAAAGATCAGCCATTCTTTTGGGGAAAAGTCATGGAGCTCATTCATGTTAAGGGCCTTTTTGATAATCACTGGTACAGAAGTAAAAAACCCATTTCTGATGAGCTTAAACAGTTCATCTTCGAGGATTTAAAATGCAAGTTGAGAAAGAAAACAGATTCTTCCTCTTACCAACATTTCAGAACTTGTAGAGGTCAATTGGCACTTCAAATGATTAAATATGATGAGACACGGGATGATAATTGCATCAAGGAGATACTGGATAATAGCGTCAAGGTTGAATTTGATGAAAGTATTTTGCTTTGGCACATAGCTACAGATATCTGCTATTATTTCgatggagaaaaggatcaaTCCGAAACAGTGCGTCCCGAGTCAGTTTTGTCCAACCAGAGGAAAAGTAGAGAGATGTCCAATTACATGTTATATCTTCTTGTATCACGACCTTTTATGTTGACTGCAGGAATTGGACAAATCAGATTTGGGGACACTTGTGCTGAGGCCAAAAGGTTCCTCCACCAAAGAGAGACAGAAACTGATGAAAAACGAGCCTGCACAAGGCTACATAAGGTAGAGACAGGAGTTGCACCCGTAGAAGTGAAAGGTGACAGAAGTAAATCTGTATTATTCGAGGCATCCAGGGTTGCAAAATCACTGATAAAACAGGTACCTGAGGTAGAAAAGAGATGGGAGATCATAAGCCTAGTGTGGTTGGAGATGCTGTGCTATGCGGCAAGTGAATGCAGAGGATATTTCCATGCTCAGAGACTTAGTGCTGGGGGAGAGCTTCTCACTGTCGTCTGTTTTTTAATGGCTCATCTTGGTATAGGAGATCTATATCGTGTAGAATCAGGCCATGCTCGAGCTAAGTTAATTGTTAAGATGTAA